A genomic region of Miscanthus floridulus cultivar M001 chromosome 3, ASM1932011v1, whole genome shotgun sequence contains the following coding sequences:
- the LOC136542809 gene encoding myb-related protein 1-like, whose amino-acid sequence MYHQQQLHNHNQHLSSSPGLPPEKQFLLEGGDAGLVLSTDAKPRLKWTPELHERFMEAVHQLGGPDKATPKTIMRLMGIPGLTLYHLKSHLQKYRLSKNLQAQANAVNAKNVLSCRTGTDNPCEGRGSPPPHLNLEPQINRSMHIEALQIQIEVQRRLHEQLEVQRHLQLRIEAQGKYLQSVLEKAQEALAKQSVHLDGGEMPTQQLSELISRATATRRVQVQQEHLHRHQRHLGGDGSVDSCLTACEGSQCQRERERDQDLLSIGLSSAAPPHTPSRGYNNDRGGATASAICEEFLFLDEPSRRGGGGGGGGSSDDHDQQELDLSINGRSNLPRPRDSQRIDLNGSSWN is encoded by the exons ATGTATCATCAGCAACAGCTCCACAACCATAACCAGCACCTGTCCTCAAGCCCGGGCTTACCTCCTGAGAAGCAGTTTCTCCTGGAAGGAGGAGATGCAGGACTCGTCCTCTCCACCGATGCTAAGCCTAGATTGAAATGGACACCAGAGCTGCATGAACGTTTTATGGAGGCAGTACATCAGCTAGGAGGGCCAGACA AAGCTACGCCAAAAACAATCATGAGGCTGATGGGAATCCCTGGACTCACCCTGTACCATCTTAAGAGCCATCTCCAG AAATACAGACTCAGCAAGAATCTCCAGGCCCAAGCTAATGCTGTCAACGCAAAGAATG TGTTAAGCTGCAGGACAGGAACAGACAACCCATGCGAAGGGAGAGGATCACCACCACCACACTTGAACCTAGAGCCCCAGATAAACAG GTCAATGCACATTGAAGCCCTCCAGATCCAGATCGAAGTTCAGAGACGGCTTCATGAGCAGCTAGAG GTTCAGAGACACCTGCAGCTGCGGATCGAAGCGCAGGGCAAGTACCTGCAGTCCGTGCTGGAGAAGGCGCAGGAGGCGCTGGCCAAGCAGAGCGTCCACCTCGACGGCGGCGAGATGCCGACGCAGCAGCTGTCGGAGCTCATCTCGAGAGCCACGGCGACGAGGCGCGTCCAGGTCCAGCAGGAGCATCTCCACCGTCACCAGCGTCACCTCGGCGGAGATGGGTCGGTGGACAGCTGCCTGACCGCGTGCGAGGGGTCCCAGTgccagagggagagggagagggaccaGGACCTGCTGTCCATCGGCCTCTCGTCTGCTGCACCGCCTCACACTCCCAGCAGAGGCTACAACAACGACAGAGGCGGCGCCACCGCCAGCGCCATCTGCGAGGAGTTCCTGTTTCTTGACGAGCCCagtaggagaggaggaggaggaggaggaggagggtccTCGGATGACCATGACCAGCAGGAGCTGGACCTTAGCATCAACGGCAGGAGCAATCTACCAAGGCCTCGCGACAGCCAAAGGATCGACCTGAACGGGTCGAGCTGGAACTGA
- the LOC136542810 gene encoding nuclear pore complex protein NUP214-like — protein MGAPRELELSDEVEGEEDGTDDFVFRLAGDPIPLLPTDSNPLPLFDLLSPPARPLAVSDRHATVFLAHPSGFLAVRTKELIEASKEAREKGKASTRCAQDCCVADVPLSGVSLIALSHDESVLAACTDTEIQFFSLASLLTHKDVVPSSSCSLGQAGTVKDFKWLNHASAAYIVLSNGGLLCHGSLGEGLKDVMENVDAVDCCKEGNHIAVARGNKLTILSPDFKETCSMSLLFQLWSDESDSEGTAIKVDSIGWVHGDSIVIGCVRLNEDDNEEGYLVQVIRTEESTFCESPGKPDVYTYVDFFHGIMDDVLPSGVGPNLLLGYLHRWDLMVASNKKSIEDHIALLKWPSAHDENTVTYLEMLEDKYSPRIDLQEWLMTTVILGFGVENVSLFQKITVTVGPEQKEVAPQHILLCLTGEGKLAVYYLARISDPSDLPHATVSTNEDYGEKHISPATVSEKELTPSVTGSVSKITLTEHGAEASSAQTGSNQQESMNVKNSSSASKEQETTGNSLLISSNKKPIDTRQLNVTAPPAALPSLELTGNTKPTISSSFSTVNNEGMNPTGGNAPNGLAPSLQPGSRSFGNSQTAKEGLDSAQSVGIFGGSQNSNKDGDVYGFKSSVFTSSGSVPAKIRERNEVGFGVPSPQTSYTADRKVFGAPVALSSVPSPSISPAKPAPIGSSSSGFRTGNSEAPQSLRGSSPSQQSMGKSHNSRTQAPADYSRNSKMGTRFDSEQDLSKKFYSINEMTKELDALLAYIEKDGGFRDACITFQQHPLSMFEDGLQNFLELLQVFKGKVEEQCSKIEDLRNKMFQVSARQTYMKGIVSQSSDNQYWDIWNRQKLSPEFEVKRQNILKANQNLTNQLVELERHFNNLEMNRSSETGRVASNRRAVYSNKTRSSQTQLSSVYNALNSQLAAAEQLSECLSKQISVLNIGSPTRKQGAVAKELFESIGLAHTTDATKFSGSTPKPVKRFPSVNEHSKGILGPSKSGEPETARRRRESLDMSLASLEPQKTTVKRIAQQQRLKIISDLPFRSNKNFFYSQMAAISQEKSSDSSNSSIVESYVSRLHSLSEVSDVKEKPSGPQQNPLFKWVKESTGSSQISEQKHFELPGQMKSTAQSSKLTPSSPPSFSYTRMGAQDSIDPSSVPSFGTKHTVSKPNTLTFKTTITPKSNAKTEPNILPSITAAKTSQSPLSVKTTGESRDLPTLTMKNRQDSQSMPSLGNIKGPGASLQNKGGIFTDLGKSSFTSEHSKPAVLHEKTGQLSGVGDAVQNTVKDTPKMAPQPSAFSPAPVTQTDSYSLRSTVSSSATSASSGVKTSDVLSSSMQKVSPIVPGGTVSSSIPTPAKDSSTGLSQNASKPETLKSDVTSTIASASSTSVISTTESKPSVPPTTGASLPSAHVSAPKTAPTTSESVVTSTGKDVGPNTDTIATDEDDMEEEAPSASAELNLGALGGFSLGSQPSSSPQKSNPFGASCGTSDNKSSGTPFTLTTSPGQLFRPASLSIPSAQPAQPSQSTSSSSFSSTFSSGLTGFGHPAQIGSGQQSAFGKPAQIGAGQQAGFGQTAQIQSGFGQLAQIQSGFGQSAQIGSGQQSGFGQPAQIGAVQSGFGQPAQFGAQQALGSVLGSFGQSRQLGGVGSGGFGGFASASTSGGFGSLSSSNAGFAGAASGGGFSAPAASAGGGFAAAATGGGFAALASKSGGFAGAASSGGGFGGAAQGGGFGTGGGFGSFGGNQGAGFSAFGASGTGRPPADFLTQVRK, from the exons ATGGGGGCGCCGCGCGAGCTCGAGCTCTCCGACGAGGTGGAGGGCGAGGAGGACGGCACCGACGACTTCGTATTCCGCCTCGCCGGCGACCCCATCCCGCTACTCCCGACCGACTCCAACCCGCTCCCGCTCTTCGACCTGCTGTCCCCTCCCGCGCGCCCGCTCGCCGTCTCCGACCGCCACGCCACCGTCTTCCTCGCCCACCCCAGCG GGTTTCTAGCTGTGAGGACGAAGGAGTTGATCGAAGCTAGCAAGGAGGCGCGCGAGAAGGGCAAGGCGAGCACCCGCTGCGCGCAGGACTGCTGCGTCGCCGATGTGCCCCTCTCCGGTGTATCCCTCATCGCGCTCTCCCATGATGAGTCCGTGTTAGCAGCCTGCACGGATACTGAGATCCAGTTCTTCTCGTTGGCGTCTCTGCTCACACATAAG GATGTGGTACCATCCTCATCATGTAGCCTGGGACAAGCTGGCACTGTGAAAGATTTCAAGTGGTTAAATCATGCCTCTGCAGCATATATTGTACTCTCAAATGGTGGGTTGCTGTGTCATGGGAGTTTGGGCGAAGGCCTGAAGGATGTGATGGAAAACGTCGATGCAG TTGATTGTTGCAAGGAAGGAAATCATATTGCCGTTGCAAGAGGGAACAAACTTACCATATTATCACCAGATTTTAAGGAAACATGCTCCATGTCCCTCTTGTTCCAGTTGTGGTCTGATGAAAGTGATTCAGAGGGCACTGCCATCAAAG TGGATTCCATTGGCTGGGTACATGGTGATAGTATTGTTATTGGGTGTGTTCGATTAAATGAAGATGACAATGAAGAAGGCTATCTTGTTCAAGTTATAAGGACTGAAGAAAGCACATTTTGTGAG AGCCCAGGCAAGCCAGATGTTTATACCTATGTCGATTTTTTCCATGGCATTATGGATGATGTTTTACCATCCGGAGTTGGACCTAATCTGCTTTTGGGTTATCTGCATCGCTG ggATCTCATGGTGGCTTCCAATAAAAAGAGCATTGAAGACCACATTGCCCTTCTGAAGTGGCCATCCGCACATGATGAAAACACTGTAACATATCTTGAAATGTTGGAGGATAAATACAGTCCTAGGATTGACTTGCAAG AATGGCTGATGACAACAGTCATACTAGGGTTTGGTGTTGAGAATGTTTCATTATTTCAAAAGATCACTGTAACAGTTGGACCTGAACAAAAGGAGGTTGCCCCTCAACATATTCTACTCTGTTTGACTGGTGAAGGCAAACTAGCTGTATATTACCTCGCCAG GATTTCGGACCCTTCTGATTTACCTCATGCTACTGTGTCTACCAATGAGGACTACGGTGAAAAACATATTTCACCTGCAACTGTATCTGAAAAGGAGCTGACTCCAAGTGTTACAGGCTCGGTATCTAAGATTACTCTCACTGAACATGGTGCTGAGGCCTCTAGTGCACAAACAG GTAGCAACCAGCAGGAATCAATGAATGTGAAAAACAGTAGCTCAGCTTCAAAAGAACAGGAAACAACTGGCAATTCGTTGCTTATCTCTTCCAATAAGAAGCCCATAGACACCAGGCAACTGAATGTGACTGCTCCACCTGCAGCCTTGCCTAGCTTAGAATTAACAGGAAACACAAAACCTACAATATCTTCCAGCTTTTCTACTGTCAATAATGAAGGCATGAATCCAACAGGAGGCAATGCACCTAATGGATTAGCTCCTTCCTTGCAACCAGGCAGCAGAAGTTTTGGAAACAGCCAAACTGCTAAAGAAGGTCTGGATTCAGCTCAATCAGTGGGAATATTTGGTGGATCTCAAAACTCCAATAAAGATGGTGATGTCTATGGTTTCAAGTCTTCAGTGTTCACCTCTAGTGGATCTGTCCCTGCCAAGATCAGAGAAAGGAATGAGGTTGGTTTTGGAGTTCCTTCACCGCAAACCAGCTACACCGCTGATAGAAAAGTTTTTGGTGCTCCAGTTGCCTTAAGTTCTGTACCTTCACCGTCGATATCTCCAGCTAAACCTGCCCCAATTGGATCTTCATCAAGTGGATTTCGGACAGGAAACTCTGAAGCTCCTCAATCATTGCGTGGATCATCTCCGTCACAGCAATCTATGGGCAAATCACATAACAGCAGGACACAAGCACCAGCAGACTATTCTAGAAACTCCAAGATGGGCACAAGATTTGATTCTGAACAAGACTTATCTAAAAAGTTTTATAGT ATAAATGAAATGACGAAGGAGTTAGATGCCCTACTAGCATATATAGAAAAGGATGGTGGTTTCAGAGATGCCTGCATAACCTTCCAGCAGCATCCTCTTTCTATGTTTGAGGATGGCTTGCAAAACTTTTTGGAGTTGTTGCAGGTCTTCAAG GGCAAAGTAGAAGAACAATGTTCAAAAATTGAAGATCTGAGGAACAAGATGTTTCAAG TTTCTGCTAGGCAAACTTACATGAAAGGAATTGTTAGCCAGTCTTCAGATAATCAGTACTGGGATATATGGAACCGTCAGAAATTGAGTCCAGAATTCGAAGTGAAGAGACAAAATATTCTCAAAGCTAACCAG AATTTGACAAATCAGTTGGTCGAGCTGGAGAGGCACTTCAATAATCTGGAGATGAACAGATCCAGTGAAACAGGAAGAGTGGCTTCTAATCGAAGAGCTGTTTATTCTAATAAGACAAGGTCGAG TCAGACACAATTATCCAGTGTATATAATGCACTGAACTCGCAGTTGGCAGCTGCTGAGCAGCTATCTGAATGCCTTTCAAAGCAGATATCTGTGTTAAATATTGGTTCTCCTACTAGGAAGCAGGGGGCGGTGGCCAAAGAGTTGTTTGAGTCAATTGGTTTAGCccacacaactgatgcaaccaaaTTTTCAGGCAGCACTCCTAAGCCAGTTAAGCGGTTTCCATCAGTGAATGAGCATTCAAAGGGAATATTAGGGCCTTCCAAGAGTGGTGAGCCTGAGACCGCTCGAAGGAGGAGAGAATCACTGGATATG AGCCTGGCTAGTTTGGAACCTCAGAAAACAACTGTTAAAAGAATAGCACAGCAACAACGCCTCAAAATCATCAGTGATCTACCATTCAGGTCAaacaagaattttttttattctcAAATGGCAGCAATATCACAGGAAAAGTCAAGCGATAGCTCCAATTCATCTATAGTAGAATCATATGTAAGCAGACTGCATTCTCTGAGTGAAG TTTCAGATGTAAAAGAAAAACCCTCAGGGCCCCAACAGAATCCTTTGTTCAAATGGGTAAAGGAATCAACTGGGTCATCTCAAATCTCAGAGCAAAAGCATTTTGAGTTACCAGGGCAAATGAAAAGCACTGCACAATCTTCAAAACTGACACCATCTTCACCACCATCATTCAGTTACACCCGAATGGGTGCGCAAGATAGTATCGACCCATCCAGTGTGCCATCATTTGGAACAAAACATACTGTGTCTAAGCCAAATACTTTAACCTTCAAAACCACTATAACCCCTAAAAGTAATGCCAAGACAGAGCCAAATATATTACCTTCCATAACAGCTGCAAAAACTTCTCAGAGTCCACTGTCTGTGAAAACTACTGGGGAGTCTAGAGATTTGCCTACATTAACTATGAAGAACAGACAGGATAGTCAGTCAATGCCATCTTTGGGGAACATAAAAGGACCGGGTGCTTCTCTGCAGAACAAGGGTGGCATATTTACAGATCTTGGCAAATCGTCTTTTACTTCTGAACATTCCAAGCCGGCTGTATTACATGAGAAGACTGGCCAGCTTAGTGGGGTTGGCGATGCTGTTCAGAACACTGTGAAAGATACCCCCAAGATGGCACCTCAACCTTCTGCATTCTCGCCAGCTCCTGTTACTCAGACTGATTCATACTCCTTAAGGTCGACTGTTTCCTCTTCAGCCACATCAGCCTCATCAGGTGTGAAAACGTCGGATGTTTTATCTAGCTCAATGCAGAAAGTTTCTCCAATAGTACCCGGGGGTACTGTGTCTAGCTCAATCCCTACTCCTGCTAAGGATTCGTCAACTGGCTTGAGTCAAAATGCTTCCAAACCTGAAACGCTAAAATCAGATGTAACTAGTACCATAGCTTCTGCAAGTTCGACTTCAGTCATATCGACCACTGAAAGCAAACCTTCAGTGCCTCCAACAACTGGCGCCAGCTTGCCTTCTGCTCATGTCTCTGCTCCTAAAACAGCGCCAACAACATCAGAATCAGTTGTCACTTCCACAGGAAAAGATGTAGGACCAAACACTGACACCATCGCAACCGATGAAGATGATATGGAAGAGGAGGCGCCTTCTGCAAGTGCCGAACTCAACTTGGGAGCCCTTGGTGGATTCAGCCTCGGGTCCCAGCCTTCTTCAAGTCCTCAAAAGTCTAATCCTTTTGGTGCCTCCTGTGGTACATCTGACAATAAAAGTTCAGGCACACCATTTACTTTGACAACCAGTCCAGGACAGCTTTTCCGACCAGCGTCGCTAAGCATTCCTTCAGCTCAGCCAGCCCAACCATCTCAATCAACTAGTTCTAGTTCTTTTTCTAGTACGTTCTCAAGTGGGCTTACTGGATTTGGACACCCTGCACAAATTGGATCTGGCCAGCAGTCAGCATTTGGGAAGCCTGCACAGATTGGAGCTGGTCAGCAGGCAGGATTTGGGCAGACAGCACAAATTCAATCTGGGTTTGGTCAGCTGGCACAAATTCAATCTGGTTTTGGTCAGTCAGCACAAATTGGATCTGGGCAACAGTCAGGATTTGGGCAGCCTGCACAAATTGGGGCTGTCCAGTCAGGATTTGGGCAGCCTGCACAGTTTGGTGCTCAACAGGCACTTGGATCAGTGCTGGGTTCTTTTGGACAATCGCGCCAGTTAGGAGGCGTAGGTTCTGGAGGATTTGGTGGATTTGCTAGTGCTTCTACATCTGGGGGTTTTGGTTCTTTATCTTCAAGTAATGCTGGATTTGCTGGTGCTGCATCAGGTGGGGGCTTTTCAGCACCCGCTGCTTCTGCAGgtggtggttttgctgctgctgctactggtgGAGGTTTTGCTGCTCTTGCCTCCAAAAGTGGTGGTTTTGCTGGTGCAGCTTCCTCTGGTGGTGGTTTTGGAGGTGCCGCCCAGGGAGGTGGCTTTGGCACTG GTGGTGGATTCGGATCCTTCGGTGGTAATCAAGGAGCTGGGTTCTCGGCATTTGGAGCAAGCGGAACTGGAAGACCGCCAGCTGATTTCTTGACACAGGTGCGAAAGTAG